The DNA region GCGGCGAGGAACGCCTCGCGTCCGGGCTCGACCCGCGACGCGCCCAACAACACGCCTTCTCGTGAACAGATCTGTACCGCCTCCACCCCTGGAATCCGGCTGAGGCTGCCGGCCAGGCGCTCGGCGGTGTCATCGCGATCCGCGTCCACGCTCGCCCTTTCCCCGGCGTCGCCTGCAGCGGCGCCCCCATCATCTGTCGCTCTCACTGATCAGAATCGCATCATTTTCGGCCGGAGCACAGGGGCGACGGTCCGGCATTGCCTTCCGTCTGCCTCTCGCCAGCCGGCGGCATGCTCCCGATGCTCCAGCGGGCGAGGCGCCGCGCGTCCGCACGGCCCTCGCCCACGGGGGCGAACTCCATAACCCTCGTCGCCCTACCGCCGGCTACGATGCGCGCCGCGTGCGCAGCCGGTCGATCGCGGCCTGCAGGCTCGATTGCATGCGTTCGAAGGACTGCGCCAGCTCTCCGAGCTCATCGTTCCCCTCGATGTTCACCTCCGCGTTGAGGTCGCCCAGGCTGATGCGGTCGGCGGCGGAGACCAATCGCGCGACGCGCTGCGTGATGCTGAGCACCACGAACAGGATCAAGACCGTGACGAGGCTGATGCCGCCGGCGGCGACGCCAAAGGAGAAGAGCCGCGCGGTGTTGGTCTGGCTGACCCGGCTGTTCAGCAAGTCGTGCAGGATACCCGACGAGGTGTCCGAGAGGTCGAAGGTCGAGTTGATGGCATCGGTCGCCTGTCGGAAGAAGGACTCGGTGTCCGCGCTCAGGTTGGTGCCGTCGAGCAGCAAGCTCTTGGAGATGGCGACGAACTGCTCGTTGTCGCCGTCGGCCGCCTGGATCTTCACGCCGAGCGCGGCGCGCTGCGCCGGGTCGGCCTTCACGGCGGCGTCCAGCTCGCGCGTGGTGAGCGTGGTAGTGGACTGCACCTGGCCGGTCTCGCCCACCAGGAAGTCGCGCTCGGCGCTGGCCAGCGCCAACGTGCGCTTGTGAGCGCTCGCGCCGGCGAGGATGGCGGCGCCGTAGGCGCGGCTCTCGCTGAGCGCTTCCGTGGTCTGCGGCACGTTGTTCACGAGGGCAGCGGCGATGTGGTTGCTGGCGGCCCTGGGATCGCGCAGCAGGCCGGAGGAATCGCCGACTTCGTAGATCAGCGGGATGATCTGGCCGTTGATCAGCGCCGTGTGCTGATCGAAGCTGGCCTGTTGCGTCAGGTTCGGCGTATTGCCGCCGAGACTCTGCCAGCTCTGCTTGATCGTATTGACGCGATCGTGCGCGTGGAAGCGGCCGCCGTAGCGCTTGTCGACGGCATCAACCGCCTTCATGTCCTTGTCCACGTCGGCAGCGCTGTCCTGCAAGCGCTGGGCATAGGACTGGTCGCCGGCAAGCAAGGTGGCGGCGAGATCGCGGTGCAGTTGCACGTCCTGCAACAAGCGCTGCACGGGCGCGGTGAACTCGACTCCCCGCCGTTCCTGCTGCGCCTGGTTGAGGTCGGCGCTCTGACCCGTGAGCACGATGAAGAGGAGGACGGCCGTGGGCACGGCGGCAACCACCGCGATCAGAAACAATTTACGGCGAATCGTGAGATTGCCGAAGAACCGTGCCAGGGTGTGAGAACCCATCGCCGACCTCCCTCGCTCGCGACCTGCGCGCGCCGCCGCCGCGCGGCACAGCACGCGGCCGGCGGCCCGGAGCTGCTGGCACAGCCCCTGCGCAGATCATCGGCAGGTCGCGACCCCGCGCCGTACGCCGTGCGACGGGATCGGCGGTAAAAGTCGGTAAAGATCGGGAGAATCCCCTACGCCGCGGGCGGCCGCCCGCGGCGTCCAATGCCGCCCGACGCTCGCCCGGTGCGGCGTCGGGCCGTTTTCACTCGATCCCCGCGCGGCGGCGCAGATCGTCCGGCCGGGTGACGGTGAACGATCCCTTGCCCAGCCGCAGCAGGCCCGCGTCCTGATAGCTGCCCAGGATGGCGTTCACGCTCGCCCGCGTGGCGCCCAGCATACCTGCCAGCTCGCTCTGCGAAAGCGGGAAGCTCACCTGCACACCGTCAGCGCCGTGCTCGCCCCGGGTGGCCGCCAGCTCGTGCAGGCGGCGCGCCAGGCGCGTATCGAGGTCGTTGAAATAGGCGTCTTCCAGCCAGGTGTTGATGCGGCGCAGGCTGGTGACCAGCGACAGAATCACGCGCTCCGCAAACTCCGGCTGCTGGCGCACGAACGCCCAGAGGTCGTCGCGGTGCAGCGCCAGCGTCTCGGTCTGCTCGACGGCCGTCACCGTGGCAGAGCGCACGCCGCCGTCGAGCGCGGCCACCTCGCCGAAGCAGGCGCCCGCGCCCAGCAGCGCCAGCAGCGGCTCCGTGCCGCGCGCCGTGGGCGCGGTGACCTTGACGCTGCCGCGCTGAATCACGTGCAGCGAGCCGGCCGGATCGCCCTGGTGAAAGATCACTTCGCCGCGCCGGTAGCCGTGGCCGCGCAGTCGCTCGGCCAGCAGTGCAAGCTGCCGCGGCGCCAGGCCGCGAAAGAGCGGCACCGCGGCCAGCAAGGCGGCGTTGTCCTGTTCGTTGGTCGGCGGCGGCATCGCTCGCTCCGTTCACGCTTCTCATCAGAGTGAACGAGATTCCGCCGCAGTATGGCATATGCAACAAGCGGCCGGCGGCCGGCGCGACTGTCGGCCTGCCGACAGTATGGTTGTACGCCACCGGACAACCCGGTTCCGCGCGGCGGCGCAGACTCGTGCCATCGGCGGGACGGCCGGCAGCGGCCGGGAGCGGGAAGGCCGGAGCGATGTATCACCAGGACCTGTACCTGCAGGCGAACGAGGCGCAGAGGGAGCGCGACATCGCCGGTCTGCACCGCGAGCTGGCCGCATTGCGGGCCGTCCGCGCCGACAGGCCGCGACGCCGCGAGGCCGGGGCCGGCGTGGGGCGCTTCGGCGGCGTGATGCAGTGGCTGCGCTCGCTGGTTGGCGCGAGCGTCAGCCGCGCTTAGCGAACGAGCAACAGCGCGGCGTTCTCGCCGGCGATCAGCATGCGCTCGCGCTCGCTGACGGGTGCGGCGGTAAGGGCGCGGAGCTGGCGGCGCGGACCGAGCAGCGGGAAGTCGCTGCCGAAGAGGATCCGCTCCGCGCCGACCAGCTCGATCGCGTGGCGGTAGATCGCCGGCTCGTAGAGCAGGGTTGTGGCCGCGGTGTCGAACCAGACGTTCGCCAGCGCGGTCCGCACCTCCGGCATCAGCGCGTAGAACGGCAGGCCGCCGCCCCAGTGCGCCAGGATCACGCGCACGCGCGGGTGGCGCCCGACGAAGCGCGCCAGCGTGCCCAGCTCGCCGCCGGCCTTGCCGGGATACGCGTGGCCGGCCGGCTCGCTGGCGTGAAAGTGCAGCACGAGATTGAACTCAGTCGCGAGAGCCGCCAGCAGATCCCCCGCCGGACCGTCCAGCTCCGCGCCCTGAGAGCCGGGGCGCAGCTCGCCGAGGCCGCGTGCCCCGGCGGCGGCGCACCGTGCGATCTCGGCGCGGAGCACGTCCGGTTCCGCCAGGCTCACCGTGCAGAAGGGAATGATGCGGCCGCCGCTCTCGGCCGCCGCGCCGAGCAGCGCATCGTTGTGGCGGCGGCACAGCCCCGGATCGCGCCAGGCAAAGCCGAGCGCGACCGCGTGGTCGAAGCCGTTGCGATCGACCGCGGCCATCAGCTCGTCGGCGCGGGCGAGCTTTGCCGCCGGGTCGGCGTACAGCTCGCGGAAGGTCGCGTCGCGGGCGCAGAGCGCTTCGCGTTCCTCGATGAACTCGCTGGGGAAGATGTGCGCGTGGGCGTCGATCAGCACGGGCGCATGATAGCAGCGTCGGCCTTTGCCCGCTCCCAGGCGGCGTAGGCGGCGCGTCGAGAAACGCCGAAGCGGGCCATCGCCGCCGCCACGGCGTCGCGGGCGCTGCTGCCCACGGCCACGCGCTCGGCGAGGAAGCCTTGCAGCGCCGCTGCATCCTCGCCTTCACCGGCCGCGTTGCGTTCGATCCCGGCGATCACGAGCGTGATCTCGCCGCGCGGCGCGACGAAATGGGCCAGCGCCGCGGCCGCGGTGCCGCGGAAGACCTCCTCGTGCAGCTTGGTCAGCTCGCGGCAAACGGCGATCGGCCGCTCGCCCAGCACGGCAGCGATGTCCGCGAGGGCGGCACGCAGCCGGTGCGGCGTCTCGAAGGCGATCAGCAGGTTGCCGTCCGCCGCCTGGTCGCGCAGCAGGGCGCGGCGCTCGCCGGCGGCGTGCGGCAGGAAGCCAAGAAAGCTGAAGGCCCGCCAGGCGAAGCCGCTGACCGCCACGGCCAGCGGCACGGCCGAGGCGCCCGGCAGGCCAACCACGCGCCCGCCCGCCTGCCAGACCACCGCGGCCAACGCCTGACCCGGATCGTTGATCGCCGGCATGCCGGCTTCGGAGACGAGCGCCACGTCACCATCCACCAGCGTCCGCAGCACCAGCGGCAACCGGGCCCGATGGTTGTGCTCGGTGTAGCTGAGCAGGCGCGTGCCGACGTCGTAGTGTGCGAGCAGCCGCCGTGCGGTGCGCGTGTCCTCGGCCAGCACGAGCGCCGCTTCGCGCAGCACGCGCACGCCGCGGAAGGTCATGTCCTCCAGGTTGCCGAGCGGCGTGGGGACGAGATAGAGCGTACCGGCAAGCTCGCTCATGGGGCTGGCCGGCCGGCGAGCAGCCCCGGCTTCACCACGCCAGCCAGCCGCCGTCCACGAACAGCGTTTGGCCGGTGATGTAGCCCGCCGCGTCGGAGGCAAGGAAGATCAGTGCCCCGTCCAGCTCATGCGGCTGGCCCCAGCGGCCCATCGGCGTGCGCTCGGTGATGAAGGCGCGGCGGGCGGGGTCCTCGTAGAGTGGGCGCGTCAGCTCCGTTTCGAAGTAGGTGGGGCCGATGGCGTTGACGGTGACGCCGAACGGCGCCCACTCGATCGCCAGCACCCGGGTGAGGCCGCCGATGCCGCCCTTGCTGCTGGCGTACGCGGTCTGATTGGGCAGGCCGATGCTGGAGAGGATCGACGACATATTGATCACGCGGCCGTAGCCCTGTGCAACCATGCGCCGGCCGGCGGCGCGGGCGCACAAGAAATATGAGCGCAGGTTGAGGCCGAGCACCTGGTCGAACTCCGCGACATCCATCTCCAGCGCCGGCTTGCGCACGTTCATGCCGGCGTTGTTCACGAGGATGTCGAGGCGGCCGAAGCGGGCGATCGTCTCGTCGACCATGCGCTCGACCGTGGCCTCGTCGGTCACGTCGGCGACGATCGCATGCGTCTGGCCACCTTCGCTGCCGATCGCGTCGCAGACCGCGGTCAGATCGGCCTCCGTGCGCGCCGCCAGCGCGACGTTCGCCCCGGCCGAAGCCAGCGCCCGCGCCGCGCCCGCGCCGAGGCCGCGGCTGGCGCCGGTGATCAGCGCCGTGCGCCCGCTCAGGTCGAAGATGCCCAATCCCGCCGGCAGTTCGGCCATGCGCCGCCTTCCGCTCCCCGCGCCGATCGCGCCGCAGCCTATCGTAGCGCCCGCATCCGGCAGGCGCGACGGCGGCCGGCGCCGCCCCGCAATCTGTGCTATCCTTCCTCATCATTCGCCGGTCGCTCGCCCGCGCGACGCTGACCGGCGCTGGCCAGCGGAGCATTGCACCATGGTCGAATCGACGCTGCCGATGGCGCCGTCCCGGCCGCCGCCCGCGATCGAGCTGCCGCGGCCGCCCGCGAGCATCGTGCCGCTCTGGGGGCTGCCGATCGTCGGCGCCGTGCTCGTACTTGAGGTCGTGGCGATCGCGGGCAACTGGCTCTGGGCGCTCGACTTCTTCCACGTCGTCGGCGGCGGGCTGTGGACGGGCATCGATCTGTTTGTCGGCCTGGTGATCGGCCCGATCATCGGCCGGCTGTCCATGCAGGCGCGCGTCGAGTTCTCGGCGCGCTTCATGCCGAAGATGCTGCTGATCATGCCGACGCTGGTGACGATGACGCTCGCCTCCGGCTGGCAGCTCGCCCGTCACCTGCAGTATTTGGATGCGGCATACCCGCGCCACGACTGGATCGTCGCCTCGTTCATCGTCGTCGGCGTGATGGCGGTGATCGCTCTGGGCGTCCTGGAGCCGGCGAACCTGGCGGTGCTGTTTGAGCTGCGCAAGCCGAAGCCGGACGGGGCGCTGATCGGCAAGCTGATGCGCCGCTTCACCTACACCGCCGGCGTCACCGGTGTCATGCAACTGGCGACGCTGGTGATCATGACGAGGCTGGCGACGTGATGCGGCACGAGGTTGCGCCCGAAGGCGCGGGCGCGCTGTCCGAGCGCCGCCTGCCGCCGATCGCCGAGCTGGCGGTGGCGGCGATGATCCTCGTCGTGATCGGCGGCATCTACCTGGCGGCGCAGATCCCCGGCGACGTGCCGCTGGCGCCCGCGGTGGCGCTGCTGATCGCCGCGGGCGTACTGGTGCTGGTCAACCTCGCCGCACTGGGCCGCATTGGGGATTTCGCCTGGCGCACGTTCCGCACCGTTTTCGGCTGGGCGCTGCTCGCCTATCTTGTAATCGCCGGCATGATCGAGTACGCGTTCATCAGCGACGGCACGCGCGGCGGGCCGCTGGTCGTGCTCAGCCTGATGCTCGCGGTCTTTGCCGTGGACATCCCGCTGATCCTCGCCTTCTCCGTCGCCCGCTACCAGCCCGTCGATGCGCCCGAGACCTGAGCCACGATCCCGCTCTCTTCCCTATTCCCTGTTCCCTGTTCCCTATGCAGATGAACGCCCGCGCCTTCCGCGACCTGCTGCGTGCCTGCCTGCCCGAACTCCCTCTGCGTTCGGTACGGCGGCTGGGCGCCGGCTGGGACAGCGACGCCTTCGTGGTGAACGGCGGCACGAGCGGGCCGCTCGTCTTTCGCTTCCCCAGGCGCGCCGACGTTGCCGAACGGATCGACCGCGAGCTGCGCCTCCTGCCCGCGCTCGGCCCGACGCTGCCCGCGCCGATTCCTCGCTTCAGCCACGTCGTCCGAGATTGCCCGGCGGCCCCGTTTCCCTTCGCCGGCTATCCGCTGCTGCGAGGCCGCCAGCTTTCGCACCTGCGGCTGCCGGCCGGCAAGCGCAGGGAGCTTGCCGCCGAGATCGGCCGCTTTCTCGCGGCGCTGCACGCCTTCCCGGCCGCGCGGGCAGCCGGGCTGGGCGCCCTGCCCGCGGACGTGGCCGGCGGACGCGAACAGTTCGCGGGCTTTCTGCAGCTGGCGCGGAGGCGGATCCGCCCGCTTCTGGCGGCCGACGAGCTGCCGCGATTCCGGCGCTGGCTCGCCTCGCTGGACGCCGACGAGCAGTTCGCCTTCACGCCGGTGGTGATTCACGGTGACCTGGGAGCCGACCACATCCTCGTGGCTGCGGCGACCGGGCGGCTCGGCGGCGTGATCGACTTCGGCGACGCCGGCCTCGGCGATCCGGCGCTGGACTTCGCCGGCCTGCTGACCTCTCCAGGCGAGGCGTTCGCGCGGCAGGTGCTGGCAGCGTATGGCGCCGGCGCGGGCGAAGCCGAGGCGATGCTGCGCCGCGCCGCGGTCTTCGCCGGCCTCTCGCCCCTGCACGAGCTCTTGTTCGGTCTGTACTCGGGCGACCAGGACCACACTTCGGCCGGGCTGGCGGCGCTGCGCAGAACCCTTGCTGCCTGCAATTCGTGACGTATTCCGCCGTGCGGCTTGCGATACGCTGAGAATCTCGCGGCTTCGTTGACAGCTTCGCAAGCGGCACGGTATAACCCGCGTGGGCGCCGCGGGGCGGCAGGACTTGCCGCCAACGCCGGACGCCCGCAGGCACGGCACAGGGCAGCTCGGGTTCAACACGCAACAGGAGCGAACAGCGATGGCGACCGATGTCTCGCAGGGCCTGAACCTCGAAGCGATCGACACCGCGGACGTGGATCGCTGGATCGGCCGGCCCGTCGGCGGCACCCAGCTCAAGGATCCGATCGCGCCGAACGACATCCGCCGCTGGGCGCAGGGGATGCAGAACGCCAACCCGCTCTACTACGACGAACGGCTTGCGGAGGAGAGCGCCTTCGGCCGCTTGACGGCGCCGCAGTCGTTCGCCGTCTGCTGCGACACCAGCCACGGCGCCTCGCCCGCGATCCAGGGCACGATCCCCGGCTCGCATATGCTCTTCGGCGGCGACGAGTGGTGGTTCTTCGGCCCGCGCATCTACCCGGGCGACACGATCCACACCGAACGGCTGGCCTACGACTACCGTCTCGCCAACACCAGCTTCGCCGGCCAGACCATGTTCCAGCGCGGCGACACCAGCTACATCAACCAGCGCGGGGAGGTCGTCGCCCGTCAACGCTCGACCTCGATCCGCTACCTCGTCGCCAACGCGCGCCAGCTCGACTCGCTCAAAGACCTCGAGCAGGAGCCGGAGTGGACGGACGAGGACATGGAGCGGATCGAACGCGAGATCCTCGCCTACTTCGCTCCGCTGCAGGGTCACGTGATCCGCGCCTTCGACGAGGTCAAGGAGGGCGAGACGCTGCCGCAGCGGCCGATCGGCCCGCACACGCTGCAGAGCTTCACCACGGAGTGGCGCTCCTACACGATGACCGTGTGGGGCTCGTCGCGCGCCGACGGCTTTCCCACTTCGACGGCGAAGGCCGGCTGGACGCGCGAGATGACGCGCAACGAGGAGAATGCCCGCATCGATCCTTCGCGCGGCGACGGGCTGTATTACGGCGCCTCGCGCGGGCACGTGCAGGAGCGCTGGGCAAAGCACATCGGCGTGCCGCGCGCCTACGGTTACGGCGCCAGCATGGGCGCCTGGATCCTGGATTACCTCGCCAACTGGGCGGGCGAGACGGGCTTCATCGAGCACTGCCGCTCGCAGTATCGCCATCCGCCGCTCACCGGCGACCTGACGCTGCTGAACGGCAAAGTCCTGAGCACGGAGGCCAACCCGCGCGGCGGCGGCATCGCCACGGTGCAGGTGGAGATGACGACGCAGTATGGGGCCACCATGGCCCGCGGCACGGCCGAGGTCCGGTTGGCGTAGGGAATAGAGGGGTGGGCGCGGGCCTGTCACTCCGTGCCCACCCCTCTATTCCTCCCTACCTCACCTTCCCCCTCTCCATTTCATGGAGAGGGGGCCAGGGGGTGAGGTCACACCGGCTCGTAGGTGAGGTGCAGCACGCCGTTGCCGTGGGTGGCGGATGCGGTGAGCTTGAGCGGCAACTGCTCGCCCTCGCCCTCGATCAGCCGCTTGCCGCTGCCCACGACCACCGGCACGACGAGCAGGTGCAACTCGTCCAGCAGCCCCCGCCGCAGCAGCCAGCGGAGCAGCGTGTTGCTGCCGCTCATGCCGATGCTCTGACCCGGCTGCTGTTTGAGCCGGGCGATCCCCTCGGCCACGTCGCCGTTAAGCAGGGTCGAGTTCTGCCAGTCGGCCTGCTTCAGGGTGGTGGAGACGACGACTTTGGCGATGCCGTTCATCTGCGCCGCGTCCGGGTTGCCGCTCGTGTCGCCGGCGAAGGCCGCGGCGAACTCTTCATAGGTGACCCGGCCGAGCAGCAGTGTATCGCTCGCGGCGATCAGCCCGCCGACGGCCTGGCCCATCTCCTCGTCGAAGTAGGGGAAGCTCCACTTGTCGGGCGACCCGATCACACCATCGAGCGACATGAACAGCCCCGCTACGATTTTGCGCATGACGTGATCTCCTCTTCGGCGTTGGGGCGCGGCCCCGGTGCACGGCACGCCGTTGTGCCGTCCACGCCATTAGACTGAGCGGCCTTGCGAAACTCATCGCTCATACGGCCCTCGAAGCGATCGAGGCTGCGCCAGGCGCGCGCCAGCGTCTCCTGCACGGCGTCCTCGGCCTCGAACGCCGAGCCCAGCATCCGGTAACAGCGGGCCGTCAGCTCGCGACGGTGCTGATCCAGAAGAGTCGCGGAGGCCTCCGTCCCCAGCGGCGTCGGGCGAGCGATCCCTGCGTCGGTCGCCGCGTGATCGGTCATCCTGCCGGCGTCCCCTTCGTCGTCTCGTCGTCACAGGCGATCGTACGCGAGCGACGCGGGACCGTCACCGGCGGCGGGGCTGCTCCCGCGGACTCCGCGGCGAAAGCAGCTACTGCACGAGGCGCCCGACGATCTGCACCAGGTCGTCGATGTCGAACGGTTTGGCCAGATAGTCGTCGGCCGAGACCTGGGCGGCGCGCTCGGCGACTTCGTGCGCGGCGGTGATCACCACGATCGGCACGTGCGGGCCGGGCCGCTCCCGGTAGACGCGGGCGAACTCCCAGCCGTCCATCACCGGCATGCGCATGTCGAGCAGGATCAGGCCGGGGCTTTCATGGCCGAGCAGGCTCAGCGCCGCGCTGCCGTGCTGCGCTGTGAGCACATCGTAGCCCTCGTCGCGCAGCGCCATCTGCACCAGTTCGCGGATGCTGTCGTCGTCGTCGATCACCAGCACGGGACGAGAAGCGGCCACCGGCTGCCTCGCTCTGTGACGGTCTACGCCGCACCCACCGTCACGCGGCCGCGCGGCAACGTCACGGTGAAGCGCGTGCCGCCCTGCTCGGGGAACTCGGCCCGGATCGTGCCGCCGTGCCGCTCCACGATCTGGGCGCTGATGTACAGGCCCAGGCCCATGCCGGCGCTGGCGCTGCCCTCGTGCGCCTGATAAAAGCGATCGAAGATCTTGCCGCGGTGCTCAGGCGGGATGCCGATGCCGTGATCGGACACCGTCAGCAGCAGCTCGCCTCCCAGTTCGCTGAGTTCCACCTCGATCGCGCCGTTCTCGGGGCTGAACTTGACGGCATTGTCCAGCAGGTTGGTGAGCACCTGCTCGATGCGCAGCGGATCCACGCGGGCCGGCAGGGGCCTGTTCGGCGTGCGCACCTCGATCGTGCGGCGGCCGGCGCTCTGGCGCACGCCTGCGGCCACGCCCTGCACCAGCGAGCAGAGATCGGTGTCGGCCGGCTGCACGGTGAGCCGGCCGCTTTCGGCGCGGGAGACGTCGAGCAGTTGCGTGACGAGGCGCGAGAGCTTTTGCGACTGCTGCTCGATGTTGAACAGGGCGCGGCGCACCTGGAAGGGGTCCAACTCGCCGGTGGTGTCGAAGCGCTTGACCACGAGCTGCGAGAAGCCGCGCAGGCTGGTGACCGGTGTCTTCAGCTCATGCGCGGCGACGGAGAGGAACTCGCTCTTCATGCGTTCGGCACGGCGCAGACTCTCGATCAGCCGCGCGTTGCCGATCGCGATCGCGGCCATGTTGGCGAGGGCGGCGGCGGCCGAGAGGTCGCCGCGCGTGATGCGTCGCGGCGCACGGTAGGCCACCATCAACGAGCCGAAGACCTCGTCGGCGCGGAAGAGCGGCACCGCCAGCGCCGCACGGCCGCCCTCAATGCGGTGCAGCGCCAGCTCGCGGCTGGCGTAGCCCGGCTCGGCGGTCAGGTCCTCGCTGACGAACGGCTGGCGCCGGGCGATCGCCGCGGCGGCGGGGCTGGTGCCCGGCGCGAAGGCGGCGGCGCTCCATTCGGAGGCGTCGGGCACGTCATAGCGATTGCCGACAACTCGGAGGTGCGAATCGCCCTCATCGTCGCGGGCGGTGACGACGGCGTAGTCGGCGCCGAGCAGCATCAATGCATGGTCCACCACGTGCCGCAGCACGGCCTCCAGGTCTGTCTGCGCGGCGATGTCCTGGCCAATGTCGCGCATCGCCTCGGCCATCTCCAGGCGGCGCTGGAAGTCGAGCAGCGCGTGCTGGCCACGGATGACCAGGCCGTAGCGGCGGCGCAGGGCGAGGTAGATGGTGGCGGGCAGCACGGTGAGCGAGTCGACGAGCGCCACGTGCCAGAGGCCGGGGTCTCTGCGGTAGAACTCGGGAGCGAGCAGGAAGTTTTCCACGTGGATCCAGTGGCTGAGGCCGCTGGTAAGGAAGATGAAGCCGGTGGCCGTGCCGAGCGGGTTGAACCCCAGGCGCCGCTGCTTGACCAGGCCGGTAAAGATCAGCGCCGCGATCACGAAATAGCACGCGGCGATGATCGCGTTGGCGCAGAGCGCGATTTCGAGCATTCCG from Dehalococcoidia bacterium includes:
- a CDS encoding HAMP domain-containing protein is translated as MGSHTLARFFGNLTIRRKLFLIAVVAAVPTAVLLFIVLTGQSADLNQAQQERRGVEFTAPVQRLLQDVQLHRDLAATLLAGDQSYAQRLQDSAADVDKDMKAVDAVDKRYGGRFHAHDRVNTIKQSWQSLGGNTPNLTQQASFDQHTALINGQIIPLIYEVGDSSGLLRDPRAASNHIAAALVNNVPQTTEALSESRAYGAAILAGASAHKRTLALASAERDFLVGETGQVQSTTTLTTRELDAAVKADPAQRAALGVKIQAADGDNEQFVAISKSLLLDGTNLSADTESFFRQATDAINSTFDLSDTSSGILHDLLNSRVSQTNTARLFSFGVAAGGISLVTVLILFVVLSITQRVARLVSAADRISLGDLNAEVNIEGNDELGELAQSFERMQSSLQAAIDRLRTRRAS
- a CDS encoding Crp/Fnr family transcriptional regulator, coding for MPPPTNEQDNAALLAAVPLFRGLAPRQLALLAERLRGHGYRRGEVIFHQGDPAGSLHVIQRGSVKVTAPTARGTEPLLALLGAGACFGEVAALDGGVRSATVTAVEQTETLALHRDDLWAFVRQQPEFAERVILSLVTSLRRINTWLEDAYFNDLDTRLARRLHELAATRGEHGADGVQVSFPLSQSELAGMLGATRASVNAILGSYQDAGLLRLGKGSFTVTRPDDLRRRAGIE
- a CDS encoding amidohydrolase family protein, yielding MLIDAHAHIFPSEFIEEREALCARDATFRELYADPAAKLARADELMAAVDRNGFDHAVALGFAWRDPGLCRRHNDALLGAAAESGGRIIPFCTVSLAEPDVLRAEIARCAAAGARGLGELRPGSQGAELDGPAGDLLAALATEFNLVLHFHASEPAGHAYPGKAGGELGTLARFVGRHPRVRVILAHWGGGLPFYALMPEVRTALANVWFDTAATTLLYEPAIYRHAIELVGAERILFGSDFPLLGPRRQLRALTAAPVSERERMLIAGENAALLLVR
- the rsmI gene encoding 16S rRNA (cytidine(1402)-2'-O)-methyltransferase — translated: MSELAGTLYLVPTPLGNLEDMTFRGVRVLREAALVLAEDTRTARRLLAHYDVGTRLLSYTEHNHRARLPLVLRTLVDGDVALVSEAGMPAINDPGQALAAVVWQAGGRVVGLPGASAVPLAVAVSGFAWRAFSFLGFLPHAAGERRALLRDQAADGNLLIAFETPHRLRAALADIAAVLGERPIAVCRELTKLHEEVFRGTAAAALAHFVAPRGEITLVIAGIERNAAGEGEDAAALQGFLAERVAVGSSARDAVAAAMARFGVSRRAAYAAWERAKADAAIMRPC
- a CDS encoding glucose 1-dehydrogenase, which gives rise to MAELPAGLGIFDLSGRTALITGASRGLGAGAARALASAGANVALAARTEADLTAVCDAIGSEGGQTHAIVADVTDEATVERMVDETIARFGRLDILVNNAGMNVRKPALEMDVAEFDQVLGLNLRSYFLCARAAGRRMVAQGYGRVINMSSILSSIGLPNQTAYASSKGGIGGLTRVLAIEWAPFGVTVNAIGPTYFETELTRPLYEDPARRAFITERTPMGRWGQPHELDGALIFLASDAAGYITGQTLFVDGGWLAW
- a CDS encoding phosphotransferase, which translates into the protein MNARAFRDLLRACLPELPLRSVRRLGAGWDSDAFVVNGGTSGPLVFRFPRRADVAERIDRELRLLPALGPTLPAPIPRFSHVVRDCPAAPFPFAGYPLLRGRQLSHLRLPAGKRRELAAEIGRFLAALHAFPAARAAGLGALPADVAGGREQFAGFLQLARRRIRPLLAADELPRFRRWLASLDADEQFAFTPVVIHGDLGADHILVAAATGRLGGVIDFGDAGLGDPALDFAGLLTSPGEAFARQVLAAYGAGAGEAEAMLRRAAVFAGLSPLHELLFGLYSGDQDHTSAGLAALRRTLAACNS
- a CDS encoding MaoC family dehydratase N-terminal domain-containing protein; translated protein: MATDVSQGLNLEAIDTADVDRWIGRPVGGTQLKDPIAPNDIRRWAQGMQNANPLYYDERLAEESAFGRLTAPQSFAVCCDTSHGASPAIQGTIPGSHMLFGGDEWWFFGPRIYPGDTIHTERLAYDYRLANTSFAGQTMFQRGDTSYINQRGEVVARQRSTSIRYLVANARQLDSLKDLEQEPEWTDEDMERIEREILAYFAPLQGHVIRAFDEVKEGETLPQRPIGPHTLQSFTTEWRSYTMTVWGSSRADGFPTSTAKAGWTREMTRNEENARIDPSRGDGLYYGASRGHVQERWAKHIGVPRAYGYGASMGAWILDYLANWAGETGFIEHCRSQYRHPPLTGDLTLLNGKVLSTEANPRGGGIATVQVEMTTQYGATMARGTAEVRLA
- a CDS encoding dihydrofolate reductase family protein, which encodes MRKIVAGLFMSLDGVIGSPDKWSFPYFDEEMGQAVGGLIAASDTLLLGRVTYEEFAAAFAGDTSGNPDAAQMNGIAKVVVSTTLKQADWQNSTLLNGDVAEGIARLKQQPGQSIGMSGSNTLLRWLLRRGLLDELHLLVVPVVVGSGKRLIEGEGEQLPLKLTASATHGNGVLHLTYEPV
- a CDS encoding response regulator, encoding MAASRPVLVIDDDDSIRELVQMALRDEGYDVLTAQHGSAALSLLGHESPGLILLDMRMPVMDGWEFARVYRERPGPHVPIVVITAAHEVAERAAQVSADDYLAKPFDIDDLVQIVGRLVQ
- a CDS encoding GAF domain-containing sensor histidine kinase: MLEIALCANAIIAACYFVIAALIFTGLVKQRRLGFNPLGTATGFIFLTSGLSHWIHVENFLLAPEFYRRDPGLWHVALVDSLTVLPATIYLALRRRYGLVIRGQHALLDFQRRLEMAEAMRDIGQDIAAQTDLEAVLRHVVDHALMLLGADYAVVTARDDEGDSHLRVVGNRYDVPDASEWSAAAFAPGTSPAAAAIARRQPFVSEDLTAEPGYASRELALHRIEGGRAALAVPLFRADEVFGSLMVAYRAPRRITRGDLSAAAALANMAAIAIGNARLIESLRRAERMKSEFLSVAAHELKTPVTSLRGFSQLVVKRFDTTGELDPFQVRRALFNIEQQSQKLSRLVTQLLDVSRAESGRLTVQPADTDLCSLVQGVAAGVRQSAGRRTIEVRTPNRPLPARVDPLRIEQVLTNLLDNAVKFSPENGAIEVELSELGGELLLTVSDHGIGIPPEHRGKIFDRFYQAHEGSASAGMGLGLYISAQIVERHGGTIRAEFPEQGGTRFTVTLPRGRVTVGAA